From the Paludisphaera mucosa genome, one window contains:
- the treS gene encoding maltose alpha-D-glucosyltransferase: protein MPDDDGLWYKDAIIYEAHVRAFYDSNGDGIGDFRGLTIKLPYLRDLGVTAIWLLPFYPSPLRDDGYDIADYTTVNKQYGRLSDFREFLDRAHELGLKVITELVLNHTSDQHPWFQRARNAPAGSPERDFYVWSDTPDLYSEARIIFKDFELSNWTWDPTANAYYWHRFYSHQPDLNYDNPAVWEAVFPLLDFWFNMGVDGLRLDAIPYLYERPGTNCENLPETHAFLKVLRKRLDEKFPSPPRMFLAEANQWPEDAVAYFGDGDECHMAFHFPVMPRLYMALHQEDRYPILDILSQTPAIPENSQWCMFLRNHDELTLEMVTDEERDSMYRAYAHDPEARINLGIRHRLAPLLYNDRRRIELMTGLLFSLPGTPVLYYGDEIGMGDNIYLGDRNGVRTPMQWSPDRNAGFSTCNPQKLYFPVIIDPEYHYEAVNVESQQENPSSLLWWVKRLIALRKQHRAFGRGTIDFLRPENARILAFVRRFDGESILVVANLSRFMQYVDLDLREYQGYALEELSGHTLMPVVEDRPYPLTLSAYGFYWFLLKPTDAGSNAIDGEPLRIADLPVVTVTHDWRTELARVDSERLDPLLPGFLERRRPTGVPRVVGVDVTRSFADPMGSGDVQWLVVRADLQTGDAEANILPLMLIPEEDVGKLLDAGAATFLARAVGKQQGVLCDALASPTCGGELVRAIQMGMSAPLADGELAAVALKGLAELDLGEAPLVPTQINRSERFNTTLVFDERLTLKTFRCVEAEVNPDFEMRSFVSARQDSLIVAPVLGYLEYRRVHGAPVTVAVLNQYIPNQGTAWVLTLNQLSQYYERVAAGVHRRAVVEVPPPETTSDQNSPEASGEETTFETMLAGFDVHARKLGVQTARLHRTLASDRITVEFRPEPFGRLYQRSLYQSMRNLTHQVFTRLSAVLAKLPEPTKADAERLLGLREPLLARFQHVSSRNYGGSRIRIHGDFELDQVLYTGSEFVVYDFEGDADDSSGERRVKRSPLRDVASMIRSFDYAAYGVLFDLEDKQTRPPGMVREEDRAALEPWARRWQERVSQQFVDAYLEAVDVPGLLPEGREDVKSLLDVFLLERVLDDVGRDLARRPEWVGIPIRALLRGLEPTEPASA from the coding sequence GTGCCCGACGACGACGGTCTTTGGTACAAGGACGCGATCATCTACGAGGCCCACGTGCGGGCGTTCTACGACAGCAACGGCGACGGCATCGGCGATTTCCGAGGCCTCACGATCAAGCTGCCGTACCTGCGCGACCTGGGCGTCACCGCGATCTGGCTGCTGCCGTTCTATCCGTCCCCGCTGCGCGACGACGGCTACGACATCGCCGACTACACGACGGTCAACAAGCAGTACGGCCGGCTCTCCGACTTCCGCGAGTTCCTCGACCGGGCCCACGAGCTGGGCCTGAAGGTCATCACCGAGCTGGTGCTCAACCACACGTCGGACCAGCACCCCTGGTTCCAGCGGGCCCGCAACGCCCCCGCCGGCAGCCCCGAGCGCGACTTCTACGTCTGGAGCGACACGCCCGATCTCTACAGCGAAGCCCGGATCATCTTCAAGGATTTCGAGCTGTCGAACTGGACGTGGGACCCGACCGCCAACGCCTATTACTGGCATCGCTTCTACTCGCACCAGCCCGACCTGAACTACGACAACCCGGCCGTCTGGGAGGCCGTCTTCCCGCTGCTCGACTTCTGGTTCAACATGGGCGTCGACGGCCTGCGGCTCGACGCGATCCCCTATCTGTACGAGCGCCCGGGGACGAACTGCGAGAACCTGCCCGAGACCCACGCGTTCCTCAAGGTCCTGCGCAAGCGGCTCGACGAGAAGTTCCCGTCGCCCCCGCGGATGTTCCTCGCCGAGGCCAACCAGTGGCCCGAGGACGCCGTGGCCTACTTCGGCGACGGCGACGAATGCCACATGGCGTTCCACTTCCCCGTCATGCCCCGCCTCTACATGGCGCTCCACCAGGAGGACCGCTACCCCATCCTCGACATCCTGTCCCAGACGCCGGCGATCCCCGAGAACAGCCAGTGGTGCATGTTCCTGCGGAACCACGACGAGCTGACCCTGGAGATGGTCACCGACGAGGAGCGGGACTCGATGTACCGGGCCTACGCGCACGACCCGGAGGCCCGCATCAACCTGGGCATCCGCCATCGCCTGGCCCCGCTGCTCTACAACGACCGGCGGCGGATCGAGCTGATGACGGGGCTGCTCTTCTCGCTCCCCGGCACGCCGGTGCTGTACTACGGCGACGAGATCGGCATGGGAGACAACATCTACCTGGGCGACCGCAACGGCGTCCGGACGCCCATGCAGTGGTCTCCCGACCGCAATGCGGGGTTCTCGACCTGCAACCCGCAGAAGCTCTATTTCCCGGTCATCATCGACCCCGAGTACCACTACGAGGCGGTCAACGTCGAGAGCCAGCAAGAGAACCCCAGCTCGCTCCTCTGGTGGGTGAAACGCCTGATCGCCCTGCGCAAGCAACACCGGGCCTTCGGCCGAGGCACGATCGATTTCCTGCGCCCCGAGAATGCGCGAATCCTGGCGTTCGTCCGGCGGTTCGACGGCGAATCGATCCTCGTGGTCGCGAACCTCTCGCGCTTCATGCAGTACGTCGACCTGGACCTGCGCGAGTACCAGGGCTATGCGCTCGAAGAATTATCCGGGCATACGTTGATGCCGGTCGTGGAGGATCGGCCGTATCCGCTCACACTGTCGGCGTACGGTTTTTACTGGTTCCTGCTGAAGCCGACCGACGCGGGGTCGAATGCGATCGACGGCGAGCCGTTGCGGATCGCCGACCTGCCCGTGGTTACTGTGACGCACGACTGGCGGACGGAACTGGCGCGGGTCGATTCCGAACGGCTCGACCCCCTGCTCCCCGGCTTCCTTGAGCGGCGGCGTCCGACGGGCGTGCCGCGGGTCGTGGGCGTCGACGTGACGCGATCTTTCGCCGACCCGATGGGCTCGGGCGACGTGCAGTGGCTGGTCGTCCGCGCCGACCTCCAGACGGGAGACGCCGAGGCGAACATCCTGCCTCTGATGCTCATCCCCGAGGAAGACGTGGGCAAGCTTCTGGACGCCGGCGCGGCCACGTTCCTGGCTCGCGCCGTCGGCAAGCAGCAGGGCGTGCTCTGCGACGCCCTCGCGTCCCCCACGTGCGGCGGCGAGCTGGTCCGGGCGATCCAGATGGGGATGTCCGCACCCCTGGCCGACGGCGAGCTGGCGGCCGTCGCGCTCAAAGGGCTCGCGGAGCTGGACCTCGGCGAGGCGCCGCTGGTCCCGACGCAGATCAACCGCAGCGAGCGGTTCAACACGACGCTCGTTTTCGACGAGCGGCTGACGCTCAAGACGTTCCGCTGCGTCGAGGCCGAGGTCAACCCCGACTTCGAGATGCGGTCGTTCGTCTCGGCCCGCCAGGACTCGCTGATCGTCGCGCCCGTGCTGGGCTACCTGGAATACCGCCGCGTCCATGGGGCGCCGGTGACGGTGGCCGTTTTGAATCAGTACATCCCCAACCAGGGGACCGCCTGGGTGCTGACGCTGAACCAGCTCAGCCAGTATTACGAGCGGGTCGCCGCCGGCGTGCACCGGAGGGCCGTCGTCGAGGTCCCGCCGCCGGAGACGACCTCGGACCAGAATTCGCCCGAGGCGTCGGGCGAAGAGACCACCTTCGAGACGATGCTGGCGGGCTTCGACGTGCACGCGCGGAAGCTCGGCGTCCAGACGGCCCGGCTGCACAGGACCCTGGCGTCGGATCGGATCACGGTCGAGTTCCGGCCCGAGCCGTTCGGGCGGCTTTACCAGCGATCGCTCTACCAATCCATGCGCAACCTGACGCATCAGGTGTTCACGCGATTGTCGGCGGTCCTCGCCAAGCTCCCCGAGCCGACGAAGGCCGACGCCGAGCGGCTGCTCGGCCTGCGGGAACCGCTGCTGGCCCGGTTCCAACACGTTTCCTCGCGGAACTACGGCGGCTCGCGGATCCGGATCCACGGCGACTTCGAGCTGGACCAGGTCCTCTACACGGGCTCGGAATTCGTCGTCTACGACTTCGAGGGCGACGCCGACGATTCCTCCGGCGAGCGTCGCGTGAAGCGTTCGCCGCTCCGCGACGTGGCGTCGATGATCCGGTCGTTCGACTACGCCGCATACGGCGTGCTGTTCGACCTGGAGGACAAGCAGACCCGGCCGCCGGGGATGGTCCGCGAGGAGGACCGCGCGGCCCTGGAGCCCTGGGCGAGACGCTGGCAGGAGCGGGTCTCGCAGCAGTTCGTCGACGCCTACCTGGAGGCCGTCGACGTTCCCGGCCTGCTCCCGGAGGGTCGCGAGGACGTTAAGTCGCTGCTGGACGTCTTCCTGCTCGAACGGGTGCTCGACGACGTCGGCCGCGACCTGGCCCGGCGACCCGAGTGGGTCGGCATCCCGATCCGCGCGCTCTTGCGAGGGCTGGAGCCGACCGAGCCGGCGTCGGCCTGA
- a CDS encoding MBL fold metallo-hydrolase: MRRRNALALGLAAYASGSFRGAQADDPPQDSDPRSGVLKGAKIFDVPVKTISLGENLALLSGPGGNMLLLTGRDGPLLIDCGISAKAEEVRAAAEKFAGGPIAFVINTHWHPDHSGGNATFLKRGAKILSTAATKRRLGAEQVNEVFKITFPAQPPEALPSLTLAAAELLHDGETVQLESVPPAHTDGDLFVHLREADLIHCGDLVNNGFYPAIDSSSRGWIGGMIAGAGRILEVAGPRTRIIPGHGPLAAVDDLRAYRAMLVAVYDRVAPMVDAGKTVDEVLAARPTGEFDAKWGGGFFNGAMFTRLAYVSIAKKRAEPGGKE; the protein is encoded by the coding sequence ATGCGAAGGAGAAACGCGCTCGCCCTGGGACTCGCCGCTTATGCCTCCGGCAGCTTCCGCGGAGCCCAGGCCGATGATCCGCCGCAGGATTCGGACCCGCGCTCGGGCGTGCTGAAGGGGGCCAAGATCTTCGACGTGCCGGTGAAGACGATTTCGCTGGGCGAGAACCTCGCCCTGCTGAGCGGACCGGGCGGGAACATGTTGCTGCTCACCGGCCGGGACGGCCCCCTTCTGATCGACTGCGGGATCTCCGCGAAGGCGGAGGAAGTCCGCGCCGCGGCCGAGAAATTCGCGGGCGGGCCGATCGCTTTCGTCATCAACACGCACTGGCACCCCGACCACTCGGGCGGGAACGCGACGTTCCTCAAGCGCGGCGCGAAGATCCTCTCGACGGCCGCCACCAAGCGGCGGCTCGGCGCCGAGCAGGTGAACGAGGTCTTCAAGATCACCTTCCCCGCCCAGCCCCCCGAGGCCCTGCCCAGCCTTACGCTCGCGGCCGCCGAACTCCTCCACGACGGGGAGACCGTCCAGCTCGAATCGGTCCCGCCAGCCCACACCGACGGCGACCTGTTCGTCCACTTGCGCGAGGCCGACCTCATCCATTGCGGCGACCTCGTCAACAACGGCTTCTACCCCGCCATCGACTCGTCGAGCCGGGGCTGGATCGGCGGCATGATCGCCGGGGCGGGGCGGATCCTCGAGGTGGCCGGCCCCCGGACGCGCATCATCCCCGGCCACGGCCCCTTGGCCGCGGTCGACGACCTCCGCGCCTATCGCGCGATGCTCGTCGCCGTCTACGACCGGGTCGCGCCGATGGTCGATGCGGGCAAGACCGTCGACGAGGTGCTGGCCGCACGGCCGACAGGCGAGTTCGACGCCAAGTGGGGCGGCGGCTTCTTCAACGGCGCGATGTTCACGCGACTCGCGTACGTCAGCATCGCCAAGAAACGGGCCGAGCCAGGCGGAAAGGAGTGA
- a CDS encoding SDR family NAD(P)-dependent oxidoreductase has product MNLQLEGKLALVTGSSGGIGLAIARALAAEGARVVVNGRSAGTVEKAVDRIRSDLPDARIEPLVADNGTAEGSAATIRAFPEVDILVNNLGIYEAVGFLDETDEAWLRLFEVNILSGVRLSRAYLPRMLEKQTGRIVFVSSESAVSPAPEMAHYSATKTMQLSLSRSLAELTKGTAVTVNTVLPGSTKTEGVDRFVQDLYPGASPEEAERRFMAENRPTSLVARLIDPSEIADLVAFVCSPRASAINGAALRVDGGLVRSIV; this is encoded by the coding sequence ATGAATCTCCAACTCGAAGGAAAGCTCGCGCTCGTGACGGGGTCGTCGGGCGGGATCGGCCTCGCGATCGCGCGGGCGCTGGCGGCGGAAGGGGCGAGGGTCGTCGTCAACGGCCGATCGGCGGGCACCGTCGAGAAGGCGGTCGACCGAATTCGGTCGGACCTCCCCGACGCCCGGATCGAACCGCTAGTCGCCGACAACGGCACGGCCGAGGGCAGCGCAGCCACGATCCGCGCCTTCCCCGAGGTGGATATCCTGGTCAACAACCTGGGGATCTACGAGGCCGTCGGCTTCCTCGACGAGACCGACGAGGCCTGGCTGCGCCTCTTCGAAGTCAACATCCTCAGCGGCGTCCGGCTCTCGCGGGCTTACCTGCCGCGGATGCTGGAGAAGCAGACCGGGCGGATCGTGTTCGTCTCCAGCGAGTCGGCCGTGAGCCCGGCCCCGGAGATGGCCCACTACAGCGCGACCAAGACGATGCAGCTCTCGCTCTCGCGCAGCCTGGCCGAGCTGACGAAGGGGACGGCCGTCACGGTCAACACCGTCCTGCCCGGCTCGACCAAGACCGAGGGGGTCGACAGGTTCGTCCAGGACCTCTACCCCGGCGCCTCGCCCGAGGAGGCCGAGCGGCGGTTCATGGCCGAGAATCGGCCCACCTCGCTCGTCGCTCGTCTCATCGACCCCTCGGAGATCGCCGACCTCGTGGCCTTCGTGTGCAGCCCTCGCGCCTCGGCCATCAATGGCGCGGCGCTACGGGTCGACGGCGGCCTCGTGAGGAGCATCGTCTGA